The following are from one region of the Yoonia sp. R2331 genome:
- a CDS encoding universal stress protein produces MYKNILVPVLFDQDHPLSTSFEVARAVADKDARFTVLNVLEAIPAFAAAELPAGTLEAQKEAAKGAVEEAAAGLPNAQGVVKAGHAGRAIVDYATAQASDSIIIASHKPGLEDYFLGSTAARVVRHAPCAVHVIR; encoded by the coding sequence ATGTACAAGAACATTCTGGTTCCCGTTCTTTTTGACCAAGATCATCCACTTTCGACATCCTTTGAAGTGGCCCGAGCCGTTGCCGACAAAGACGCGCGGTTCACTGTGCTGAACGTGTTAGAGGCGATACCGGCCTTTGCGGCAGCAGAGCTGCCCGCAGGGACATTGGAGGCGCAAAAGGAGGCCGCAAAGGGCGCAGTGGAAGAGGCCGCCGCAGGGTTGCCAAATGCGCAAGGGGTGGTGAAGGCAGGCCATGCGGGCCGCGCGATCGTCGATTATGCCACTGCGCAGGCAAGCGACAGCATCATCATCGCGTCGCACAAACCCGGCTTGGAAGACTATTTTTTGGGATCAACGGCAGCACGGGTCGTGCGTCACGCACCTTGCGCGGTGCATGTAATCCGTTAG
- a CDS encoding DUF599 domain-containing protein, which produces MDMTSRLSALSALDLAAAGGLVAVWLLLGWMIEHPSAKRPSVTVLMADRRRAWMREMVQREVRIFDSQILASLRQGTSFFASTNILAIGGVLALMGNTEPLSGIASEVTSEATPTVIWQLKLGLVALFLTNAFLKFVWANRVFGYCAVIMASVPNDPSDPKAMPQGMQAAELNIRAAINFNRGLRAMYFALGALVWLVGAWALFAATLIVGWVVWSREFASQPRTILLGSTE; this is translated from the coding sequence ATGGATATGACCTCTCGTTTGTCGGCCCTGTCGGCCCTTGATTTGGCCGCTGCAGGCGGGTTGGTGGCGGTCTGGTTGCTGCTGGGATGGATGATTGAACACCCCAGCGCCAAGCGCCCTTCGGTCACGGTGTTGATGGCAGATCGGCGGCGCGCATGGATGCGCGAAATGGTGCAGCGCGAAGTACGGATTTTTGACAGCCAGATCTTGGCGAGCTTGCGACAAGGCACGTCGTTCTTCGCCTCGACCAACATTCTGGCGATTGGTGGTGTGCTGGCACTGATGGGCAATACCGAACCGCTGTCGGGTATCGCCAGCGAGGTCACATCAGAGGCGACACCAACGGTAATCTGGCAGTTGAAACTGGGGCTGGTGGCGCTGTTTCTGACCAATGCTTTTCTGAAGTTCGTCTGGGCCAACCGAGTCTTTGGCTATTGCGCGGTAATTATGGCCTCGGTGCCCAATGATCCCAGCGATCCGAAGGCCATGCCGCAGGGGATGCAGGCGGCAGAGCTGAACATCCGTGCTGCGATCAATTTCAACCGCGGTTTGCGGGCGATGTATTTCGCGCTGGGCGCGTTGGTCTGGCTGGTCGGGGCATGGGCGTTGTTTGCGGCCACGCTGATCGTGGGTTGGGTGGTCTGGTCACGGGAATTTGCATCGCAGCCGCGCACGATCCTGTTAGGGTCCACCGAATGA